The following proteins are co-located in the Gorilla gorilla gorilla isolate KB3781 chromosome 18, NHGRI_mGorGor1-v2.1_pri, whole genome shotgun sequence genome:
- the LOC115930076 gene encoding LOW QUALITY PROTEIN: ceramide synthase-like (The sequence of the model RefSeq protein was modified relative to this genomic sequence to represent the inferred CDS: deleted 1 base in 1 codon), whose protein sequence is MLTPMVAGGVVFPGLFLLSKNTLQRLPQLRWEEADAVIVSARLVSSVQAIMASTAGYIVSTSCKHIIDDQHWLSSAYTQFAVPYFIYDIYAMFLCHWHKHQVKGHGGDDGVARAPGSTWAIARGYLHKEFLMVLHHAAMVLVWFPLSVVWQQGKGDFFLGCMLMAEVSTPFVCLGKILIQYKQQHTLLHKVNGALMLLSFLCCRVLLFPYLYWAYGRHAGLPLLAVPLAPLLAVPLAIPAHVNLGAALLLAPQLYWFFLICRGACRLFWPRSRPPPACQAQD, encoded by the exons atgctgacCCCGATGGTGGCTGGGGGGGTGGTGTTCCCCGGACTCTTCCTCCTCTCCAAGAACACGCTCCAGCGGCTGCCCCAGCTACGCTGGGAGGAGGCCGACGCAGTCATTGTCTCAGCCAG gctggtgtCCTCTGTCCAGGCCATCATGGCCTCCACTGCTGGCTACATCGTCTCCACCTCCTGCAAGCACATCATCGATGACCA ACACTGGCTGTCCTCTGCCTACACGCAATTTGCTGTGCCCTACTTCATCTACGACATCTACGCCATGTTCCTCTGTCACTGGCACAAGCACCAGGTCAAAGGGCATGGAGGGGACGATGGAGTGGCCAGAGCCCCGGGCAGCACGTGGGCCATAGCGCGTGGCTACCTGCACAAGGAGTTCCTCATGGTGCTCCACCATGCCGCCATGGTGCTGGTGTGGTTCCCGCTCTCAGTG GTATGGCAACAGGGGAAGGGAGACTTCTTTCTGGGTTGCATGTTGATGGCAGAGGTCAGCACACCCTTCGTCTGCCTTGGCAAGATCCTCATCCAG TACAAGCAGCAGCACACGCTGCTGCACAAGGTGAACGGGGCCCTGATGCTGCTCAGCTTCCTCTGCTGCCGGGTGCTGCTCTTCCCCTACCTGTACTGGGCCTACGGGCGCCATGCCGGCCTGCCCCTGCTGGCCGTGCCCCTGGCC CCCCTGCTGGCCGTTCCCCTGGCCATCCCTGCCCACGTCAACCTGGGCGCCGCGCTGCTCCTGGCCCCTCAGCTCTACTGGTTCTTCCTCATCTGCCGTGGGGCCTGCCGCCTCTTCTGGCCCCGCTCCAGGCCGCCCCCAGCCTGCCAGGCCCAGGACTGA